In the Elizabethkingia bruuniana genome, GTGTTAGGCCTCCCGCTAGCGTTCATCCTGAGCCAGGATCAAACTCTCCATTGTATGTTTGTGTTCCTTAAACTCAACTCAATTTAAAATTGACGCTTTGGTTTTTCTTACTTGGTTGTTATTTTATTTTCAATGATCTTTTATTCTTTTCGCTTTCTCCGAAATCTCTTCTGTCAGTTGTTTCAGATTTGCGAGTGCAAAGATAAAAACTTTTTCCCGATTTACAAAACTTTTTTTGAAGTTTTTTTTTCAGTCATCTTTATTAACTCTACTCTGCTCTAACAGTCCTTTTATTAACCATTTTTGCGTGGGCAAAACTAATAAATTTTATTAACATGACCAAATCTTTTTTTCTAAAAAATTTTAACCGATTTTATAGTCTCAATTATCTCCTGCTCCCCTCACAACTCTCATTGTTTAGGACTGCAAAAGTAGAAAAACTTCTACTACACACCAAACTTTATTACTCATTTTTTAACATAATATTCGTAACTATCTGACTACGGGTGAGAAAAATTTAATATTATGTTCATATTGAAAAGACTTCCCTTCTTTATATATACTCCATATATCGCTGCACACGCTTTAAAAACCAGATTCTTGTTGTCAGCATTTACTGGAATAAGCTCTTTCTAATAGCTCAGAAGCCATTTTTTTAGCTTTAGCACCTCCTTTATATATATAAGAAAAACAAAAATCCGGCTTTACACCGGATCTTATATACTATATATATGTATAATGTTTATTCAACAAAAATTTTCTCACCTCCAAATTTAGGCTGAACACTGAAAAGAAAATCCCAGAAAACTTTCGCCCTTGCAAACTTTTCACGAATCATTGTTTTGATGCCTATAGACTTATTCACATCCTGGGCGTTAAAACCAAATGCATTGATCCCATTTTCCCGTGCAATAAATACAGCTCTTTCATTATGGAATTCCTGAGAAATGATAATATACTCATGTTGTCCAAATATTTCTCTTGCTCGTATTACAGAATCTAATGTACGAAGACCTGCAAAATCCATATAGATATCAATTTCCGGAATGCCTCTTTTCAGCAATTCGTTTTTCATATCTTCTGGTTCATTATATGTTTTGCGGCTGTTATCACCGCTAGCGATAATATTTTTTATTTTACCGGCTTTATATAATTCTTCCGCAGCATCAATCCTATATTTAAAATACGGATTCATATTTCCGTTAGCCAAAAGCTTGGAAGTGCCCAGTACGAGACCAACATGTTCAATTGGTAATTTATTAGGATCCGATGTAATATAATTTTTGGTTTCGGATCCTATTTTCCAATTGGCATAAATTATAAAGGTTGCCCCAAGCAACCCTATAATAATTAAAAGTAAAAATACTCTTTTGATTAGATTATTCATATCATATAAATGATACCCATATAGTTTTTAGAAATTCAAACCATTCGGGAAAGCTTTTTTCTTAAATATTAATATAATTGCAGCTCCAACAGTAATAGCACTATCAGCAATATTGAAGACCGGTCTGAAGAATTCAAATTCTGTACCACCAATTCCGGGAACCCAGGTTGGCCAGTTGAACTTGAATAATGGAAAATAAAGCATATCGACAACACAGCCATTCATAAAGGAGGCATATCCACCGCCGCCAAGTTTTGAAAGTCCTTCATAAGGAATCCAATGTCCTACTGAAGCATTAAAGGTTGTTCCTGTATCGAAAATCAATCCATAGAACATTCCGTCTATAAGATTACCAATTGCTCCTGCAAATATCAAAGACATCGGAACTATTAAATAATTGGAAGCTCCTTCTTTTAACCATTTTTTGAACATCACTATAATTCCTATTACTAATGCAATACGAACCAGGGACAATGCATATTTACCAATCGCTCCTCCAAAGTGAAGGCCATAGGCCATTCCTGGATTTTCAACAAAAGCCAGTTTGAACCACTTAAATACGTCTACACTATGTCCTAAAGTGAAATGTGTTTTGATATAAATTTTGGAAGCCTGGTCAATGAAAAGAACCAGCAGGGTAATAAGCACAATTTTCTTCATAATTTCTGTATCATATAATTAAAATGTACAAAGCATCATGTATTTACTGAACACATTTTGCTTTGTACATTAATCAGTTACACCAATTGGTATAATTTTATCGTTGCATATTTTTAGCCTCAATACTTAAAGTAGCATGCGGAACCGCTTTCAATCTGTCTTTAGAAATAAGATTTCCGGTAACACGACATACACCATAAGTTTTGTTCTTAATACGAATTAAAGCATTTTTCAGGTCTCTGATAAACTTTTCCTGACGTGAAGCCAGAAGAGCATTCTGCTCTTTGCTCAAAGTTTCAGCTCCTTCCTCAAAAGCTTTAAATGTTGGCGAAGTATCATCTGTTCCGTTATTCCTATCATTGATGAAACTTTCACGTATAAGAGATAAATCTTTCTCGGCTTTTTCTATTTTTTCTTCAATAATTTTTCTGAATTCCTCCAAATCAGCATCGCTGTATCTTACTCTTTCCTCTGCCATAATATTTCTAATTTGATAATTGGTACTTTATATTTTGAAAAGTACTTTCTGCATAATCGCAGACAAGTACTTTTCAAACTCTTTTAATTTTTAATAATATTAATATTGAATCTATGTTCATCAATTTCTACTTCTTCCCCTGATATATTAGCCTTAACCGCTATATCATTTGCAAGAACTTCTGCGCTAATATAATCTTTATTCTTCAAGATATCTTGTAAAAATGGATTATTTTCTTCTAATTCGATAAGAATTTTGTCACTTATTTCAAAATTCTTCTCTTTTCTAAGGTTTTGTACTCTGTTAATGAATTCACGTGCAATACCTTCCGCTTTTAGATCATCTGTTAATGTAAGATCTAATGCTACTGTCAATTTTCCTTCAGAAGCCACTGTCCATCCCGGAATATCCTTTGTTAGGATCTCTACATCGTCAGTAGTTATTTCATATCCCTGAATTGTTAAACTACCTTCTTTCTCTAATGCAGCGATTTGATCATCCGAGAATGCAGAGATCTCTGCAGCTACAGTCTTCATATCTTTACCAAGCTTTGGCCCTAATGCCTTGAAGTTTGGTTTAATTTGCTTAACAATAAGATGAGAAGCCTCTTCTGCATTAATCAACTGAAGCTCTTTCACATTTACTTCTTGTTTGATAAGCTCAGACACTGCATTGATTTGCTCTCCGGTAGCAGCATCTAAAACAGGAATCATAACCTTTTGTAACGGTTGACGTACTTTGATATTTTCTTTTTTTCTCAGAGAGAATACCATAGAGGTTATCTGCTGTGCAAGATGAGTCTTTTCTACTAAAGAGTAGTCGATCTTATTTTCATCAACAACAGGGAAATCTGTTAAATGTACAGATCCTGTTAATTCTTTTTGTGTTGCATTGTTCAGATCCTGATACAATTGATCCATAAAGAATGGTGCAATTGGGGCGGAGATTTTAGCAATTGTTTCCAGACAGGTATATAAAGTCTGATATGCAGAAATCTTGTCTTCAGTATAATCTCCTTTCCAGAAACGTCTTCTGCACAAACGTACATACCAGTTGGAAAGATTGTCATTAACAAAAGTATTGATTGCTCTTGCTACTTTTGTTGGTTCATAATCTTCATAGAAAGACTTCACCTCTTTTACCAGAAGATTAAGTTCAGACAAAATCCATCTGTCGATTTCCGGACGATTTTCTACATCTGCCTCTTCATATCTAAATCCATCTACATTAGCATACAACGCAAAGAAAGAATAGGTATTGTATAATGTTCCGAAGAATTTTCTTCTTACCTCATCTATTCCGTCTAGGTCAAACTTAAGGTTCTCCCAAGGCATCGCATTGGAAATCATATACCAACGGGTAGCATCTGGTCCGTATGTTTCTAAGGTTTTGAAAGGATCAATTGCATTTCCTAAACGCTTAGACATTTTTTGTCCGTTTTTATCTAACACCAATCCGTTAGACATTACATTTTTGTAGGCTACAGAATCGAAAACTGCTGTTCCGATTGCATGCAACGTATAAAACCATCCTCTTGTCTGGTCTACACCTTCTGCAATAAAGTCCGCAGGGAAAGCTTTTCTTTCATCTATCAGCTCTTTATTCTCGAAAGGATAATGTAATTGTGCATATGGCATTGATCCTGAATCGAACCATACATCGATAAGGTCAGATTCTCTCTTCATTGGTTTTCCTGAAGCAGAAACCAAAATAATCTGATCTACAATATTTTTATGTAAATCTACTTTAGCATAGTTAGCTTCATCCATGTTTCCAACTTCAAAGCCCTCGTAAGGATTGGAAGTCATAAACCCGGCATCGATAGATTTCTGAATTTCCTGCATCAATTCTTCAACCGAACCTATGATCAGCTCTTCTCTCAGGTCTTCGGTTCTCCATATTGGCAATGGAATACCCCAGTAACGTGAACGGGAAAGGTTCCAGTCGTTTACATTTTCTAACCAGTTTGCAAAACGTCCTTCTCCGGTAGCCTTTGGCTTCCAGTTAATTTCTTTATTCAGGTTTACCAAACGGTCTTTTACAGCCGTCATTTTTACAAACCATGAATCCAGCGGATAATAAAGAACTGGTTTATCTGTTCTCCAGCAGTGTGGATAACTGTGTACATATTTTTCTACTTTGAAGGCTTTGTTTTCAGTCTTCAATAAAATTGCTAATTCAACATCCCAAGACTTTTCAGGTGCCTGGCCATTGTCATAGTATTCGTTCTTAATGTATTTACCTGCAAATAGTTCAGGAACATTTTCTCCATGGATAAAACGTCCTTGCAAATCTACCAACGGGATAAGGTTTCCGTTTTCATCCTTTACCAACATTGGCGGGATATCATTTTCTTTGGATACACGAGCATCATCCGCACCAAATGTAGGTGCCGTGTGCACTACCCCAGTTCCGTCTTCGGTAGTTACAAAGTCTCCGATAATTACACGGAATGCTTTTTCAGCATTTTCCTCTGGAGTAAACCATTGTACAAGCTGCTCATAGTGTGAACCTGCCAGTTGTTCTCCAGTAAATTCTTTTAATATTCTGTAGGGAATAACTTTGCTTTCCGGTGTGTAATTAGCAAAATCTTCATCCGTTCCTTCAGCATATTTTTTACCAAAGTTCTTTTCTAAAAGAACTCTTGCCAATACTACATTGATTGGTTCAAACGTATACTGATTGAAGGTTTTAACAACTACATACTCGATATCTCTTCCAATTGTTAAAGCAGTATTCGAAGGTAATGTCCACGGTGTAGTTGTCCATGCAAGGATATCTACATTTCCGTCTATATCGTTAAATAGATCTGAGCTTTCTTTTTTAACTCTGAATTGCGCTACGATTGTTGTATCGGAAACATCGCGGTAAGTTCCAGGCTGATTTAATTCGTGTGAAGAAAGCCCTGTTCCTGCTGCCGGTGAGTATGGCTGTATTGTATATCCTTTATACAATAATTCTTTGTTGTAAAGTTGCTTCAATAGCCACCATACAGTTTCCATATATTTTGGCTCGTAGGTAATATAAGGATTCTCCAGATCTACCCAATAACCAATTTTTTCAGTAAGCTTATTCCATGCATCTGTATAACGCATTACCGCTTCACGACAAGCTTTGTTATAATCCTCAACACTAATTTTCTTACCAATATCTTCTTTTGTGATGCCTAATTCTTTTTCAACACCAAGTTCAATCGGAAGTCCGTGAGTATCCCAGCCGGCTTTACGAAAAACCTGCTTACCATTCTGAGTCTGGAAACGGCAGAAAATATCCTTAATACTTCTGGCCATAACGTGGTGAATACCCGGCATCCCATTTGCAGATGGCGGACCTTCATAGAAAACATACTCGGGGCTACCCTGGCGATTTTCTACACTTTTTTCGAAAGTATCGTTCTCTTCCCAGAATTTCAATACATTTTCGGCAGAACCGATAAGATCTAAGTTTTTATACTCGGTAAACTTCTTCATGTGACGTTAAAAAATATTTCTAGTCCTTTATAAATTAAGATTGCGAATATAAAAAAAATTGTCGAATTTATCCTATATTAAGAAAGCTTAAATCTATTGAAATTTAAGCTTTTAAATATTAAGCATTCTTCTTTTTAGGAATAGGCAATAACACAGCTTGTTGTCTAAATAGAAAATTTGAATGATAAAGAAAAATTTGATTTTCAAAATAAATCCTAATTTTGCAAAAAATTTTCTATGTCGAAAAATCTCGTAATTGTGGAGTCCCCTGCGAAGGCTAAGACGATACAGAAGTATCTTGGTAATGACTTTGAAGTAACCTCTAGTATGGGACACATCCGTGATCTTCCTAAAAAAGGCATGGGTATTAACCTTGAAACATTTACTCCTGATTACGAAGTTTCTCCGGATAAGAAGAAGCTCGTTACAGAGCTTAAGTCTTTAGCAAAAAAAGCCGATATGGTATGGCTGGCTTCCGATGAAGACCGCGAGGGGGAAGCTATTGCATGGCATCTGGCGGAGGAATTAAAATTAAAAGAAGATAAAACTAAAAGAATTGTATTTCATGAGATTACTAAGAATGCAATTCTTAAAGCTATAGAGAATCCGAGAAAAATAGACAATAATCTTGTCAATGCTCAACAGGCAAGAAGAGTACTGGATAGAATTGTAGGTTTTGAAATGTCTCCTGTTTTATGGAAAAAAGTAAAACCAGGCCTTTCTGCAGGACGTGTACAGTCGGTAGCCGTACGTCTTGTTGTTGAAAGGGAAAAAGAAATCCACGGATTCCAGTCTCAGGCTTCTTATAAAGTAGAAGGAACTTTTCTTAATGATGAGAAGAAAGAAATTTTAGCAAAACTAAAAAAGGACTTCTCTACAGAACAAGAAGCTGAGTCTTTCCTTAACCAATGCAGTACTGCGGACTTCAAAGTTTTAAATGTAGAAAAAAAACCGGGGCAACGTTCTGCTTCAGCTCCGTTTACCACTTCTACTCTACAGCAGGAAGCTTCAAACAGATTAGGATATTCCGTAACTTCTACGATGCGCGTTGCGCAACGTCTGTACGAAGAAGGTTACATTACCTATATGAGAACGGACAGCGTTAACCTTTCTCAGGAGGCTATTAATTCGGCAAAAGCAACTATTACAAAAGAATTCGGTGAGGAATATTCTGCACCGAGAAACTATACTACTAAGAACGCATCTGCCCAGGAAGCACACGAAGCAATTCGTCCTACCGATTTTGGTGTAAAAGCAGTAGGAGATGCACAGCTTAACAAATTATACCAACTGATATATAAAAGAGCAATGGCAAGTCAGATGGCCAATGCTAAAATTGAGAAAACAGTAATTGAAATAGGAAACCAGAAACTTCCGCAACATTTTGAAGCAACTGGTGAAGTGATTATTTTCGATGGTTTCTTAAAAGTATATGGTATTACTAAAAATGATGAGGAAGATGATGAGAACGACGATAAACTTCTGCCAAAAGTGAATATTGGTGAGGCTCTTAAATACAAAAAAATCATTGCTACCGAGAAATACACAAAAGCTCCTGCAAGATTTACAGAAGCATCGCTGGTAAGAAAACTGGAAGAACTGGGAATCGGAAGACCTTCTACTTATGCTCCAACTATCCAGACGATTCAGAATCGTGAATATGTGGACAAGAGAGAAATTATGGCTAAGGAACGTGAAATCGTTCAGCTTACTTTAACTTCTTCTCTGAAAAAAGAAACACTTACAGAAAAGTATGGTGCTGATAAGAACAAATTTTTACCAACTGATATAGGCGTTGTTGTTAATGACTTCCTTGTTAATAACTTCAACGAAGTTCTTGATTACGGATTTACAGCTCGCGTTGAGGAAGCTTTCGATATTATTGCGGAAGGAAACAGAGCATGGAAAGATGTAATGACTGAATTCTATGGAAAATTCCACCCAAGAATTGCTGATGTAGAAGAAAATGCTGACAGAGCAAACGGTGACCGTGTGCTGGGAGTAGATCCTAAAACGGGCAAAAATGTACATGCAAGAATCGGAAGATTTGGTGCTATGATCCAAATCGGAGAGACAGATGATGAAGAGAAACCAATCTTTGCTTCTCTGATGCCGAATCAGAATATCACTACAATTACTTTTGAGGAAGCAATGGAGCTTTTCAAAATACCTTTTAATCTTAACGACTACGAAGGTAAAGAAGTTGTGGTGGGTGTTGGACGTTTTGGACCTTATATCAAATGGGGAGAAGCTTATATCAGCATTCCTAAAACCGAAGACCCCCTGTCTGTAGATAATGACAGAGCTATCGAGATTATAGAGGAAAAGAAGAGAGCTGATGCTCCTATCGCAACTTACAAAGGAGAACCAGTAACAAAAGGAACCGGAAGATTCGGACCTTTCATAAAATATAAGGACATCTTTGTAAATGTTCCGAAGAAATATGATTTTAATAATCTTTCTCAAAGTGACATCAACGAACTAATTGATGCCAAACTGGAAAAAGAAGCGAACAGATATATTCAGCAATGGGAGGACCAGAAGGTTTCTCTTGAAAACGGAAGATGGGGACCTTTCATTCGTTTTGGAAAGAAAATGCTAAAAATCCCATTGAAAGGAAAAGGAGAAAAATATACTGCTGAAGATTTGCAGGATATTTCCTTCGATGAAGTAAAGAAATGGATCATTGCTCAGGATGAAACTGCTTTTAAAGAAAAACCAAAAGCAAAAAAAGCACCTGCCAAGAAAGCTGCTGCTAAAAAACCTTCTAAAAAATAAGGTTAGTCATGAATATTGAAGATCTTCTTATTCCTGCTCCTAATATCCCTACTGAAAAGTGGCAATTAGGAGCAATGATAAAACCAGAAATCAAAGAAGGAGGTATTGCTCTTATTTTCTGTTCTGATGAAAGAGGCGCTGGCGGAACAGCAACTCCGAAAAACTTCACAGAGGTAAGAAAACAATTATACCAACTATCCCGACATGATTGGGAAGTTCCTATTGCGGATCTTGGAGATTTTATTTCCGGTAAAACTCCTGAAAACACTCATTTTGCATTACAGGAACTCCTTACCTATTGTTTACGCAAGCATGTTCTTCCAATTGTTATAGGAGGTTCTAATGATATATCTTACTCAATATTCTCAGCCATTAACCATATTTATAAAAATCTGACTTATGTACAGATTAATAATATGCTTAGTCTGGACCACTCTGATGAAACCTTAACAGAAAAGAATTTCTTGGCTAAGATTCTTAGCTCCGAAACTAATCCTGTAGGAAAGTATCATCACCTTGGCTTCCAGAAGCACTCTAATGAATATGATGCTGTGAAGCTGATGAATGAAGTAAACTTTGACATTATCAGACTTGCGGAGATGATGAATTCTACAGAACCTATTGAACCATACTTCCGAAAAGCGGATCTGGTTACGATTAGTTGTAATGCTGTAGAAAGTATTGCTGAGCCTTTTTCAGTCCAGCCACAGGTTAACGGATTAAACAGAAGAGAGATTTGTGCCTATATGAAAGAAGCAGGTTTGTCTGAAAACCTCAAGTCCATAGGTATCTTCAATTATCAAACATCTTCTAAAAATTATCTGAACCAACAACTATTGGCTCAAATGATATGGTACCTTTTGGAGGGAATTAATATTCAGAGGAGCCATCCTAAAGAAAGAGAATACGAAACATTCTGGATTATGATCGGCGATCATGAGGTTGCTTTTAAACGCGATACCTTTAGTAATCTATGGTATTTTGGAAAGAGCCCAAATATTGCAGAATGTCTGCCTTGCGCAAAATCTGACTTTGAAAATGCCAAGGCCGGACATCTTAATAACAGGCTACTAAGATTTGAAGAATAGGCCAAAGTTATATAAGGAAAATATGTTCTACTTGGAAAAAGCTTTTTTTCTAAAAATACGTTAATAATTGCTGAAAATTAATGGATTATTTAACTAAACATTATGAATATTCCTAATATAAATTTGTTTTATATTTGCACCATTGATATTATAAATAATTATTCTACGGAATAGTAAATAACAGAATGAAGCAACTACAATATTCTATTTTATCCTTTATCAGTTCTCTTACCGGAACGGGTAGAATTTTGCTGCCGCAATTTTCCGGTTATAATAGTCTAAAGTATTCTGTTATTCGCTCAATACAAAAGCCACAGGACTACCGCAATTAATGTTATGGAAGAATTGAAGTCGAAAATTGATATGACAAAACTGCCGAAACACGTTGCCATTATTATGGATGGTAATGGTCGTTGGGCTAAATCTCGTGGTGAGGAAAGGACTTATGGACACCGCAGTGCAATACAATCTGTACGCAATGCCATCAATGCCTGTAATGAAATTCACATTCCTTATTTAACGCTATATACCTTTTCCACAGAAAACTGGAACCGCCCGGAAGATGAAGTATCTACCCTGATGTCTCTTCTTTCGGAAACATTATTAAATGAAGCGGATGAGATATACACAAAAGGATTACGCCTGAAAGTAATTGGTGATGTTTCCAAAATGCCGGAAATGGTAAGGGAACAATTACAAAATGTAATGAATCTAACCGAAAACAACAAAGGCGGAACTTTGGTATTGGCATTAAATTATGGATCTCAGGATGAAATTATTCATGCTGTAAAATCTATTGCCAAAGATGCTAAAGACGGAAAGATAAATCCTGAAGACATCAATAACCAATTATTCGAAAGCCATCTTTATACAAAGGATATGCCTCCTGTGGATCTTATGATAAGAACGAGCGGAGAAATTCGTATTAGTAATTTCTTGTTATGGCAGATTGCTTATGCGGAATTACAATTCCTGGATATTTTCTGGCCAGACTTTACCAAGGATGATTTCTTCAACTGTATTCTTAACTATCAGGATAAGGAGCGCAGATATGGAAAAACTAGTGAACAAATAGAAGCTGATAAAGCTTAGAGTATATATAAGAAAAGATACATTAAAAATGAAGTTTAGATCGTTACCGATATTCCTTTTCATTGCTTCTGCTCATTTTTATGGGCAGGTGACGCCTCCGCAAACAACGCAGGACAGTGAAGCAGTTGCTCAGCATGAGGGCACTTATGTTCTGAAAGATATTGTAGTAGATGGTGTTAAAAAATACACACCTGAGCAAATTTTACGCTTTACAGGTCTTGTAAAAGGTGAATCTGTTGAAATTCCCGGACAAAGACTGAGTACAGCTATCAAAAAACTTTGGGATAGCCAATATTTTTCAGAGGTCGAAGTATACGTACAGAGCATTGAAGGGCAAAACATTGTCTTAAAATTCTCTCTTCAGGATTTAAAGGAGCTTGGTGAAGTAAAATTTACCGGAAAGGGGATCAAGAAATCTAAAAACGAAAAACTTATTAAGGATAATAACCTGAAGCCTGGTATGAAAATTACCGAGAACCTGGTTACAAATCTAAAACATAATGTACCTCAGCAATACATTACAAAAGGATTCCCGGATGCTAAGATTACCATTGAAGATAAAATCAATGCAAAAGATCCTAGCCTTATCGACTGGACCATTAATGTAGATAAAGGAAAACGTGTTAAGATAGACCGTATAGATTTTGAAGGAAACAGCAGTGTTTCTGCATCTAAACTTCGTAAAAACGGTTTTAAAAATACGAAGCAAAAAAGATTCCTTCTTGGTTTGCTTAAGCCTTCAAAATTCATCAAAGATAAATATGATGAAGATAAGAAAACTCTTGTAGACTACTACAACTCTTTAGGGTTTAGAGATATGAGAGTCGTATCCGATTCTGTTACACGTAATAATAAAGGATACAACATCAAAGTAAAAGTAGATGAAGGTAAAAAATACTATATCGGAGATATTACATTCGTAGGAAATACGGTATTCTCTACTGAAGCTTTGACAAAACTTCTTGGTTACAAAAAAGGTGATATTTACGATTCCGTAGGTTTCAAGAAAAAAGTAGGTGAAGAAGGTGGTAAAGAAGATAATTCTGATATCGCTTCATCTTATATGGATAGTGGTTACCTTTTCTCTAATGTAAACGCAGTAGAGAAATCTATTAAGAACGATACCATCAGTATGGAGGTTCGTATCCACGAGGGTACAAAAGCAACATGGAATCGTGTAACATGGGGCGGAAACGTTACTACACATGACCATGTTATCTTAAGATCATTAAGAACACGTCCTGGAGATTTATTCTCTAAGGCAAATATTAAAAGAACCTATTTCGACCTTGCGGGGATGTCTTACTTCGACCCTCAGCAAATCGGACAGGATATTAAACCTAATGCAGTAGACAATACAGCAGATATTCACTGGACTGTAGTAGAGAAAGGATCTTCTCAGGTTCAGGTTCAGGCAGGTTATGGTGGTAACTCTTTCATCGGAACCTTAGGTCTTACATTCAACAACTTCTCTTTGAAAAACTTCTTGAGATTGAAAGACTTCAGACCAGTTCCTCAAGGTGACGGACAAATCCTTTCATTACAGGCACAGGCAGGTCAGTACTTCCAGAACTATAGCATTTCCTTTACTGAACCTTGGTTATTTGGTACAAAACCTACAGCATTATCAGTTGGTTTCAACTATTCCAGAGTTAAATATACGGACCAATATGGTGCTGCTCAGAAGTTGAATATATTCTCTGCTAACGCAGGTCTGAACAGATTACTTCGTTGGCCGGATGACTACTTCTCTTTATACACTGGTTTATCATACCAGCGATATGAGTTTAACAATTATCCGTTCCAGTTTGGTACTGAAACTCTATATAATGGGGAAGCGAACAACTTTGCTGTTAACATAGGTATCTCCAGAAATGCAGCAGGTCCGGATCCATTCTTTAAAACGTCTGGTTCTGACTTTGAGATTTCAGCGAAGCTTACGCCGCCATATTCTTTATTCGCTAAGAAAGATTACAACAATATGTCAGCCATTAGCAAGTACAGATGGTTGGAATTCTATAAAATTAAACTAAAAGCTGACTCTTATAACCAGATTATTGGTAAATTAGTGCTAAGAAGTTCTATCGAAATGGGATTCCTGGATGGTTATAACAAACAATTGGGAGCTCCACCATTCGAAAGATTCTATATGGGTGGTGTAGGACTATTTAACGGACGTTTCGACGGACGTGAACTTATTCCACTTCGAGGTTATGAAGATGCATCTTCTACCGGAGGTACTAACCAGGATATTACACCATATGGAGGGGGTACAATCTATAACCGTATTAACTTCGAGTTA is a window encoding:
- a CDS encoding formimidoylglutamase, with the translated sequence MNIEDLLIPAPNIPTEKWQLGAMIKPEIKEGGIALIFCSDERGAGGTATPKNFTEVRKQLYQLSRHDWEVPIADLGDFISGKTPENTHFALQELLTYCLRKHVLPIVIGGSNDISYSIFSAINHIYKNLTYVQINNMLSLDHSDETLTEKNFLAKILSSETNPVGKYHHLGFQKHSNEYDAVKLMNEVNFDIIRLAEMMNSTEPIEPYFRKADLVTISCNAVESIAEPFSVQPQVNGLNRREICAYMKEAGLSENLKSIGIFNYQTSSKNYLNQQLLAQMIWYLLEGINIQRSHPKEREYETFWIMIGDHEVAFKRDTFSNLWYFGKSPNIAECLPCAKSDFENAKAGHLNNRLLRFEE
- a CDS encoding isoprenyl transferase codes for the protein MEELKSKIDMTKLPKHVAIIMDGNGRWAKSRGEERTYGHRSAIQSVRNAINACNEIHIPYLTLYTFSTENWNRPEDEVSTLMSLLSETLLNEADEIYTKGLRLKVIGDVSKMPEMVREQLQNVMNLTENNKGGTLVLALNYGSQDEIIHAVKSIAKDAKDGKINPEDINNQLFESHLYTKDMPPVDLMIRTSGEIRISNFLLWQIAYAELQFLDIFWPDFTKDDFFNCILNYQDKERRYGKTSEQIEADKA
- a CDS encoding BamA/OMP85 family outer membrane protein; the protein is MKFRSLPIFLFIASAHFYGQVTPPQTTQDSEAVAQHEGTYVLKDIVVDGVKKYTPEQILRFTGLVKGESVEIPGQRLSTAIKKLWDSQYFSEVEVYVQSIEGQNIVLKFSLQDLKELGEVKFTGKGIKKSKNEKLIKDNNLKPGMKITENLVTNLKHNVPQQYITKGFPDAKITIEDKINAKDPSLIDWTINVDKGKRVKIDRIDFEGNSSVSASKLRKNGFKNTKQKRFLLGLLKPSKFIKDKYDEDKKTLVDYYNSLGFRDMRVVSDSVTRNNKGYNIKVKVDEGKKYYIGDITFVGNTVFSTEALTKLLGYKKGDIYDSVGFKKKVGEEGGKEDNSDIASSYMDSGYLFSNVNAVEKSIKNDTISMEVRIHEGTKATWNRVTWGGNVTTHDHVILRSLRTRPGDLFSKANIKRTYFDLAGMSYFDPQQIGQDIKPNAVDNTADIHWTVVEKGSSQVQVQAGYGGNSFIGTLGLTFNNFSLKNFLRLKDFRPVPQGDGQILSLQAQAGQYFQNYSISFTEPWLFGTKPTALSVGFNYSRVKYTDQYGAAQKLNIFSANAGLNRLLRWPDDYFSLYTGLSYQRYEFNNYPFQFGTETLYNGEANNFAVNIGISRNAAGPDPFFKTSGSDFEISAKLTPPYSLFAKKDYNNMSAISKYRWLEFYKIKLKADSYNQIIGKLVLRSSIEMGFLDGYNKQLGAPPFERFYMGGVGLFNGRFDGRELIPLRGYEDASSTGGTNQDITPYGGGTIYNRINFELRYPISMSQTAKIYALTFLEGGNTWQGWGSYNPFQLKRSAGIGIRVYMGAFGLIGFDFAYGFDKTIGGTQPNGWKTHFLMNQQL